A window of Planktothrix tepida PCC 9214 contains these coding sequences:
- a CDS encoding alpha/beta fold hydrolase, with protein MVTLESDWQHLFVETNNIRLHTVTQGEGELVVLLHGFPEFWYAWRYQIPALARYFKVVVPDLRGYNDSDKPESGYDLDTLCTDIQGLIERLGYGKAHIVGHDWGGLIAWHFAQKFPQSLNRLAILNAPPPHRFVQELVSNLDQLRRSWFVFAFQIPGIPEWLIQQNLKEFVTNALREHAIRKGAFSAEETQIYEAALEKPGVLPAAINYYRHLFWPPTWLLNWTKTPAKILSPTLVLWGKEDSFLSHHLTEGLDRLIAAPFKLQLIPDCGHWIQQEVPQTVNRELLNFLRR; from the coding sequence ATGGTGACACTAGAATCTGATTGGCAACATCTGTTTGTTGAGACGAATAATATTCGCTTACACACGGTAACTCAAGGCGAGGGTGAACTCGTCGTACTCCTGCATGGGTTTCCTGAATTTTGGTACGCTTGGCGCTATCAAATTCCAGCCCTAGCCCGTTATTTTAAAGTAGTTGTGCCTGATTTACGCGGCTACAACGATTCAGATAAACCGGAAAGTGGCTATGATTTAGATACTCTTTGTACCGATATTCAAGGATTAATTGAACGTCTAGGCTATGGCAAAGCTCATATTGTTGGGCATGATTGGGGGGGGTTAATTGCATGGCATTTTGCTCAAAAGTTTCCCCAATCTCTCAACCGTTTGGCGATTCTCAACGCTCCTCCCCCCCATCGATTTGTACAAGAATTAGTCAGTAATTTAGATCAACTTCGTCGCAGTTGGTTTGTTTTTGCTTTTCAAATTCCCGGAATTCCCGAATGGTTAATCCAACAGAATTTAAAAGAATTTGTCACGAATGCGTTGCGAGAACACGCTATCCGTAAAGGCGCGTTTAGTGCAGAGGAAACTCAAATTTATGAAGCGGCTTTAGAAAAACCAGGGGTATTACCCGCCGCCATTAATTATTATCGTCATTTATTTTGGCCGCCGACTTGGTTATTAAATTGGACAAAAACCCCAGCTAAAATTTTGTCTCCGACATTAGTTTTATGGGGGAAGGAAGATTCATTTTTAAGCCATCATCTTACCGAAGGTTTAGACCGATTAATTGCTGCGCCTTTTAAACTACAATTAATTCCTGATTGTGGTCACTGGATTCAACAGGAAGTTCCTCAAACAGTGAATCGAGAATTGTTGAATTTTTTAAGACGTTAG
- a CDS encoding DUF1815 family protein has protein sequence MFLRLAEQHRKFVQDLVMNLQALATVLERQGYLASCYTCGGQMNSASFMVSLGENHLIRFLVSDYGITWTEMRDDRELMKLEGAEAIQQLQELANLVIYRGSVSGYVMTPKLVQPV, from the coding sequence ATGTTTCTCAGACTTGCAGAGCAACACCGCAAATTTGTTCAGGACTTGGTGATGAACCTCCAAGCTCTAGCCACCGTGCTAGAACGACAGGGGTATCTGGCATCATGCTATACCTGTGGGGGTCAGATGAATAGTGCCTCTTTCATGGTGAGTTTAGGCGAAAATCATCTGATTCGGTTTCTGGTGTCAGACTATGGCATTACCTGGACAGAAATGCGCGATGACCGCGAACTCATGAAGCTTGAAGGAGCCGAAGCCATTCAACAGTTGCAGGAATTAGCCAATTTAGTGATTTACAGAGGAAGCGTTTCTGGCTATGTCATGACTCCCAAACTCGTCCAACCTGTTTAG
- a CDS encoding DUF2839 domain-containing protein, with protein sequence MGEAKRRKETMGERYGQEEKISPWLPITKNQSQQFMEITTKVSWIGIGLLVAVWITIRFIGPGFGWWQID encoded by the coding sequence ATGGGTGAAGCTAAACGTCGAAAAGAAACCATGGGAGAACGCTATGGCCAAGAAGAAAAAATCTCCCCTTGGCTTCCCATTACCAAAAACCAAAGCCAACAATTTATGGAAATTACCACTAAAGTCAGTTGGATTGGCATTGGGTTATTAGTAGCGGTCTGGATTACGATTCGATTTATTGGCCCTGGGTTTGGATGGTGGCAAATTGATTAA
- the nagA gene encoding N-acetylglucosamine-6-phosphate deacetylase, producing the protein MTTTPQQYTANLDIINVRLPGTQNLQHVLIRQGQIDAIKPMSSLSQSLSSTEIEQLDLQGDWLSLGGIDLQINGALGLAFPDLEPQDFPKLTQICQYLWQQGIDGFMPTIVTTSVDKIQRSLATISDFRQTVPQNQPTAKILGVHLEGPFLNPSKRGAHPQEHLLPLTVDNVQQVLGNYSHCVKIITLAPELDPTGTVIPHLTNLGIIVSLGHSQATTAQAEQAFIQGATMVTHAFNAMPSLHHREPGLLGAALVNHQVQSGFIADGQHVSPLMVKLLLRMSGITPTQETTNLIPLFLVSDALAPLGLPDGVYPWDERQIEVKQGTARLADGTLAGTTLPLLIGVQNLVQWNCCGVEDAIALATIAPRQALGLFSLVGESAFQLLRWQVDSSSEIPSLSWQRLLSSDAATHD; encoded by the coding sequence ATGACAACAACACCACAGCAATATACTGCTAACCTCGATATTATCAATGTCCGTCTCCCTGGAACACAAAATTTACAACACGTTTTAATTCGTCAAGGTCAAATTGATGCCATTAAACCAATGTCGAGTTTATCTCAATCTTTATCCTCAACAGAAATAGAACAATTAGATTTACAAGGAGATTGGCTATCCTTGGGCGGAATAGATTTACAAATTAATGGCGCGTTAGGATTAGCATTCCCGGATTTAGAACCCCAGGATTTCCCAAAATTAACTCAAATTTGTCAATATTTATGGCAACAGGGAATTGATGGTTTTATGCCCACAATTGTGACTACATCTGTTGATAAAATTCAGCGATCGCTGGCAACAATTAGCGACTTTAGGCAAACTGTTCCCCAAAACCAACCCACCGCTAAAATATTAGGGGTTCATCTTGAAGGGCCATTTCTCAATCCCAGTAAACGCGGAGCCCATCCCCAAGAGCATTTGTTACCCTTAACTGTGGATAACGTGCAGCAAGTTTTGGGGAACTATAGCCATTGTGTTAAAATCATCACCCTAGCCCCTGAATTAGACCCAACAGGAACCGTCATTCCCCATTTGACCAATTTAGGCATTATTGTCAGTTTAGGTCACTCCCAGGCTACCACAGCCCAGGCAGAACAAGCATTTATTCAGGGGGCAACAATGGTGACTCATGCCTTTAATGCCATGCCCAGTTTACACCATCGAGAACCCGGTTTATTAGGAGCCGCGTTAGTTAATCATCAAGTCCAATCTGGTTTTATTGCGGACGGACAGCACGTTTCTCCTTTGATGGTGAAGTTACTCTTGCGAATGTCGGGAATAACCCCAACCCAGGAAACGACTAATTTAATCCCCCTATTTTTAGTGAGTGATGCGTTAGCACCCTTGGGACTTCCCGATGGTGTTTATCCTTGGGATGAACGACAAATTGAAGTTAAACAAGGAACAGCCCGTTTAGCGGATGGCACTTTAGCCGGAACCACGTTACCCTTGCTAATCGGGGTGCAAAATTTAGTTCAATGGAATTGTTGTGGAGTGGAAGATGCGATCGCTTTAGCGACAATTGCCCCCAGACAAGCACTCGGCTTATTTTCCCTTGTGGGTGAATCTGCATTTCAACTGTTGCGATGGCAGGTTGATTCATCTTCGGAAATTCCAAGTTTAAGTTGGCAACGACTCCTGAGTTCTGATGCTGCAACTCACGATTAA
- the purE gene encoding 5-(carboxyamino)imidazole ribonucleotide mutase — MGSDSDLPTMSAAISICEEFRIPHEVAIVSAHRTPERMFDYAKTAHQRGLKVIIAGAGGAAHLPGMVASLTPLPVIGVPVTTRTLQGVDSLYSIVQMPGGIPVATVAIGNAKNAGLLAVQILASHDPELLQKVLDYRENLKQSVLEKQERLDQVGYAEY, encoded by the coding sequence ATGGGGAGTGATTCAGATTTACCAACGATGAGTGCTGCGATCTCGATTTGTGAAGAATTTAGAATCCCCCATGAGGTGGCAATTGTTTCGGCGCACCGTACCCCGGAACGGATGTTTGACTACGCGAAAACAGCCCATCAGCGAGGACTCAAGGTGATTATTGCTGGAGCAGGAGGAGCCGCCCATTTACCGGGAATGGTTGCGTCTTTAACTCCTCTACCTGTCATTGGGGTTCCGGTCACAACTCGAACGTTACAGGGGGTTGATTCTCTCTATTCTATTGTACAAATGCCGGGAGGAATTCCAGTGGCAACGGTGGCGATTGGCAATGCTAAAAATGCAGGTTTATTAGCGGTACAAATATTAGCCAGTCATGATCCCGAACTGTTACAAAAGGTTTTAGATTATCGAGAAAATCTCAAGCAATCTGTTCTGGAAAAACAAGAGCGTTTAGATCAGGTGGGTTATGCAGAATATTAA
- the recA gene encoding recombinase RecA, with product MATVKDNSSSEKKKALTQVLNQIERSFGKGAIVRLGDATRMKVETIPSGALTLDLALGGGLPKGRVIEIYGPESSGKTTLALHAIAEVQRAGGVAAFVDAEHALDPTYAAVLGVDTENLLVSQPDTGEMGLEVVDQLVRSVAVDIIVVDSVAALVPRAEIEGDMGDAHMGLQARLMSQALRKITGNIGKSNCTVIFLNQLRQKIGVTYGNPETTTGGNALKFYASVRLDIRRIQTLKRGTDEYGIRAKVKVAKNKVAPPFRIAEFDIIFGKGISTLGCLIDLAEETGVLKRKGAWYSYNGDNIGQGRDKTLTYLEENTALATEIEQKVRGALDSGAVVSANSVTQVDSHDEEDFDGSSEEE from the coding sequence ATGGCTACAGTAAAAGATAATTCTAGTTCTGAAAAGAAAAAAGCTCTAACTCAAGTTTTAAACCAAATTGAGCGAAGTTTCGGGAAAGGTGCCATTGTCCGGTTAGGGGACGCCACCCGGATGAAAGTGGAAACCATTCCCAGTGGTGCATTAACCCTAGATTTGGCTTTGGGAGGCGGTTTACCCAAGGGACGGGTGATTGAAATCTATGGGCCAGAAAGTTCGGGTAAAACTACATTAGCGTTACACGCGATCGCCGAAGTGCAAAGAGCCGGAGGAGTAGCCGCCTTTGTCGATGCAGAACACGCCCTTGACCCGACTTACGCGGCTGTCCTAGGAGTGGATACGGAAAATTTACTCGTTTCTCAACCGGACACCGGAGAAATGGGCTTAGAAGTGGTGGATCAGTTGGTGCGGTCTGTAGCCGTTGATATTATTGTCGTTGACTCCGTTGCGGCGTTAGTTCCCAGGGCAGAAATTGAAGGGGATATGGGGGACGCCCACATGGGGTTACAAGCGCGATTAATGAGTCAAGCCTTACGCAAAATTACGGGTAATATTGGTAAGTCAAATTGTACTGTAATTTTCCTGAACCAATTGCGTCAAAAAATCGGCGTCACCTATGGCAACCCGGAAACCACAACGGGGGGGAATGCGTTAAAATTCTATGCCTCTGTACGGTTAGATATTCGTCGAATTCAAACCTTAAAACGGGGAACGGATGAATACGGAATTCGGGCTAAAGTTAAAGTTGCTAAGAATAAAGTTGCTCCTCCCTTTCGGATTGCAGAATTTGATATTATCTTTGGAAAAGGGATTTCTACGTTAGGTTGTTTAATTGATTTAGCGGAAGAAACAGGAGTTTTAAAACGCAAAGGGGCTTGGTACAGTTACAACGGCGATAATATTGGTCAAGGACGGGATAAAACCCTAACTTATTTAGAAGAAAATACAGCCTTGGCAACTGAAATTGAGCAAAAAGTGAGAGGGGCTTTAGACAGTGGGGCTGTGGTTTCAGCGAATTCTGTCACCCAAGTTGATAGTCATGATGAAGAAGACTTTGATGGCAGTTCAGAAGAAGAATAA
- a CDS encoding pseudouridine synthase, which translates to MAYRYLLFYKPYDVLSQFTDEDPTTTPRKTLKDFISIPLVYPVGRLDRDSEGLLLLTNDNFVKHRLIDPKFAHPRTYWVQVERIPDEIALKQLRQGVQLSDYRTKPAQVKLLSPEPHLPSREPPIRFRKTVPTAWLELTLTEGRNRQVRKMTAAVGFPTLRLVRVAIAHLSLNQLEPGQWRDLTAIELKKLMQILGSC; encoded by the coding sequence ATGGCTTATCGATATCTTTTATTTTATAAACCTTATGATGTTTTGAGTCAGTTTACCGATGAAGATCCGACAACAACTCCCCGTAAAACCCTAAAAGATTTTATTTCTATTCCGTTAGTTTATCCCGTTGGACGTTTGGATCGAGATAGTGAAGGATTATTATTATTAACCAATGATAATTTTGTTAAACATCGGTTAATTGATCCGAAATTTGCCCATCCTCGAACCTATTGGGTACAGGTGGAACGCATACCCGATGAAATAGCTTTAAAACAGTTACGTCAGGGGGTACAACTCTCTGATTATCGCACCAAACCTGCACAAGTGAAATTACTTTCCCCAGAACCCCATTTACCTTCTCGTGAACCCCCCATTCGCTTTCGCAAAACCGTCCCGACGGCTTGGTTAGAACTGACGTTAACAGAAGGTCGTAACCGTCAAGTGCGGAAAATGACGGCTGCGGTGGGGTTTCCGACGTTACGGTTAGTAAGAGTGGCGATCGCACATTTAAGTTTAAACCAACTCGAACCGGGTCAATGGCGAGATTTAACCGCTATTGAACTTAAGAAATTGATGCAAATCTTAGGAAGTTGTTAA